The genomic region CATTTGCGCACACTGTAAAAAGGTCCGCGACGACAAGGGGTATTGGAACCAGATCGAAGTCTTCGTGCGCGAACATTCGGAGGCGGAGTTCAGCCACGGGATTTGCCCAGAGTGTTTGAAGAGTCTGTATCCGGATATTTATGAGAAGGTGGAATCAGAAATCACAGGCCAGCCAAGGATGTGATTTGCTCATCGCGATTTGCCCTCCTACAATTCGCTATGTCAAATCTTTTCAACTCGAATGAATTGCTGAGGAAAGCGGGGTGCCGCAGGCATGCGTTGTGTGCATGCCTGCGTCTGCCAGGATCCTGAAGAAAATCGCCGTCCGGTGACCTTATGGGAAGGCTGCGGTGGGAGGAGCGGCGTGAGCCGATCTTCGCAGACATGCACAGAACGCATGTCTGCGGCACCCGCCGCTTGTACGGATCTGTGCGGGGGGTGCCCGGTGACGGGCATCCCTACCGCGACCTATTCATATTCAAAGGGGTCAGTTGCTTCGGGCGTAACGCGGCAGCCCGTTCACTTCTTCGGGGTTTCTGGTTCGACGACAATCTGGTCATGAATGAAGCGGGTGGCATGGGTGAGACCATCCCGTACCATGACCTGAACCGTGTAGATCCCCGCTGGAAACTGTTTGAGGGGGATGATTAGCGCGAGAGGTAGTGCTCCATTTTCCATGTTCGGCAACTCCGTCATGTGCGTAAGCGGCTGTTCATACACGGTTTTCTCCTGCGTCATGACGGAATAACTCAGGAGCAGTGTTGGAGCTTTGCTGGTTGGATCGATTGCCAGGTTGTAGACGGCGAAAAAAAGAATCAGTCGCCCATTCCGATAGAACTTTCTACCAACGGATTGATAAACTCTCGTCCCATTGAACACAAGCGGATTCTTCTCGTCGAGAAGTTGAGCCTCCATATTTCCAAGGAGACTCGACACAGGCTGCAATTCGGCGGATAAAACCAGGCTGCTAGTTGCGAATTGGCCGGTCTGAATGGCCGGGATATCCAGCGGCTGCTCCACCGTCCCGATCAGATTCCCTTGGTCGCGCACAGCCATCTTGAGGCGGTACTTCCCGGATGCAAGATTGAAGTAATTGGGATAGGTGATCGCGGCATCCTCCGGCAGATCCTTCATCTGGTTTTCGTCGATCTTGAAAGGGATCGTCTCGCTAAAACTAAGGCAAGTGAGGGTCAGATCCGAACTTTTCTACAATTGGTTCTAGCTTTTCTGTATTGTGGGGGCGAATGAGAATGAGGCGCCGCAACTGTCGAATTGTATAAAAGCTCAGACCCGAGCAATTAGGCAAGGCTTACCCTGTTGTCTGATCCCGCCTGGCCCGGGGTGCCGCAGGCATGTGTTGTGTGCATGCCTGCGTCGGCCAGGATCCTGGAGAGAATCGCTGGCGGTGAGACCTTATGGGAAAGCTGCGATGGGAGGAGCGGCGTGAGCCGATCTTCGCAGACATGCACACAACGCATGTCTGCGGCACCCGGTATTTTCCAATTGCGCGGAGAAATCACCCCATTCATCGTGTGGCTTTGCAGTGAGACGAAAGCTCCTTAACCCACGCGCTTCAGACGCCGGAGGGCGATCGCCGTCAGAGCCAAAGTGAAGCCGGTAAGAATGGCGATATGCATGAGGGGCGGGCCTTGACTCGACGCGCCCTCCACACGGCGCACCAATTGGTTTAAGTAATATGCGGGCGAGGCAAACGCGATCCACTGTATGGACTTCGGAAGCGGGATAAGAAATCCCGAAAGATAAAGCATCGGAAAATAAACGAGATTCACAAAGCCCGGCGCGCTCTTGCCTGTGACCCGGGTCCCAATAAACAGCCCGATCGCACAAAACGGCAGCGCCCCCCAGATGTTGATGACGGCGACACTCAAGAGTTGTCCCGCAGTCAGGCGCAAATGGCCGAGGGGGGCGGCAGCGATCATGGTGACCATGACGATGGCGACAAACATCATGGACATGAGCATCTTTGAAAGCAGGTAGGCCGCCGGAGGTGTGGGCAGGGCACGCTTGAGGGTGAACAGCCCCTGCTCGCGTTCCATGGCGATCGTGATGCCAAACGCGAACAGTCCGGGTCCGATCACGCCCAGGATGGAAAAGGCCGTAAAGGTGAACAGGGCTCCCGCGGGCTCGCTCCGCAAAGCAGGGCCGTAGAGAAGCACGGCAAAGAGCAGGTAAAGGAGGACCGGGAGCGCCAGGAACGGCCCCGCGAACGCCGGGACTCGGAACATGCGCACACACTCGTACTTTGCTTCGGTGAGATACGCTCGAAACAGTCGGCCCGCAGGCATCACGGTGCTGAGGGCTCCATCGCTGCCGGCTTCCAGTGGATAGGTATTCATTGTCTTTTCTCCCGTGTCAGTTCTGTAAACGCTTCCGCAAGCCCGGCACTGCGAACCTCCAACGACCGCAGGTTCTCATCCCCGTCCAACAATCGTCGGACGACCGCTTCCGCATCGTTAGAGGTGATGAGCAATCGCTGCGGAT from Terriglobia bacterium harbors:
- a CDS encoding ABC transporter permease, whose product is MNTYPLEAGSDGALSTVMPAGRLFRAYLTEAKYECVRMFRVPAFAGPFLALPVLLYLLFAVLLYGPALRSEPAGALFTFTAFSILGVIGPGLFAFGITIAMEREQGLFTLKRALPTPPAAYLLSKMLMSMMFVAIVMVTMIAAAPLGHLRLTAGQLLSVAVINIWGALPFCAIGLFIGTRVTGKSAPGFVNLVYFPMLYLSGFLIPLPKSIQWIAFASPAYYLNQLVRRVEGASSQGPPLMHIAILTGFTLALTAIALRRLKRVG